The Moorena producens PAL-8-15-08-1 genomic interval TCCACTCCATGCTTTTCCAAAACCCCATTCTTAGCAAGGTCAACCGCAATATTCAGAGCCGTCTGACCCCCCATGGTTGGCAGTAAAGCACATGGTTGCTCTTTTTCGATCACCTTCTCGACGATTTCTGGAGTTAGGGGCTCGATGTAGGTACGGTCAGCCGTTTCCGGGTCAGTCATGATACTAGCTGGATTAGAGTTTACCAGTACCACTTCATAGCCTTCTTCCCGGAGTGCTTTACAAGCCTGAGTCCCGGAATAGTCAAATTCACAGGCTTGTCCAATCACAATCGGACCAGAACCAAGGAGCAAGATTTTGTGAATATCATCGCGGCGGGGCATAGTGGTTGCTCTGTGGTGACATAAACGTTATTAGATCCTGACTATTATATGCTTGCTTGCCAAATTATTCCCTAGTTATTTATCCAGCTTTTACAAAGCATCTAGCTTTTTATCCAGCTTTTACCCAAGAGCGCCGATTTGTTGACAGTTGACGGTTGACAGTCAACGGTTACGGCGGTTTGCATAACTATCAGGTACACAGGATTGTTTTCCCACTTCCGACTTCCCTGCTCCCGTCTTGATGCAGTCGCTCATGGGGGAAACCACGGCAGTTGCTCATGGGGGAGACCCCCAAGACCGCACTGCCTCCCCAAGACCGCGCTGCATCGCTGCTCCCTGCTCCGAAGTCCCTAAAAACCCAGAACGAAAGTACCTAATTGAATTGCAAACCGCTGTAAGTTAACCATTTCGATTAAAGCTGTCAAACTAGAGGTAGCGATTTTGCCTGTGAGTGCTATGACCGTTGCCAAGAATTCAGAAGCCACTGCGGAAGTCAATGTAATGGCTGAGTCAGAAGGTATTATCATTCCACCATGTGATTTATGGAGTGATGAACCACCCTTGGAAAGCGATCGCCATCGAGATCAAATTGAGCTGTTACTCGCTTGCCTGAAGTGGTGGTGGCGAGAACGAAGCGACTTCTATGCTACAGGGAATCTCACTATCTATTTCAGTCCTGAGCATATTACCACCAGAGACTTTAGAGGACCCGACTTTTTTGTAGTACTCGGTACGGAAAATCGACCCCGCAAAAGTTGGGTAGTATGGGCAGAACAAGGAAAATATCCCAATGTGATAATTGAACTGCTCTCTAACAGTACAGCTAAAGTTGACAAGGGAATAAAGAAAATCCTCTACCAAGATACTTTCAGAACACCAGAATATTTCTGGTTTCACCCCGATACCCTCGATTTCCAGGGATTTCGCCTGATGGGAGGCCAGTATCAACCCCTCGACCCTAATACTCAGGGGTGGCTGTGGAGTCAGCAGTTGGAATTATTTTTAGGTGTGCATAATTCCCAGCTACGGTTTTTCAGTGGAGATCAGCAATTGGTACCAACACCAGACGAGAGAGCTCAAGCTGCTCAACAACAAGTTCAAGCTGAACGCCAACAAAGAGAACTTGCCGAAAAGCGGGTAGAGGAATTGCTCGCTAGACTCAAAGAGTTAGGTGATCAGTCAGATGCTTGATTCTCGCCATTGCTCCAACGGGCATTGGTCAAGTAATTCTAAAACTAGGTAAATTGTAAGCATTCAGCCGTTAGCGGTCAGCCGTGAGCCAAAGGCTCACGCTGCTTGAGGTGCTTTCCATAACTCAGCATTATTCGAATGCTTACCTGTTTTCTGCAAAAGCTGTTCGCTTAACGTGCCGGTAGCGGATTAGCTGATAACTGATAACTGATAGCTGATAGCTTAAGGTGATCGAGTGATTAGGGGGTTAATTGCTAATTGTCAATTTTTAAAAATTCTCCGGGAAATTCCCCCACCGCCGCGTAGCAGGTGGGGGATGGATAGCGAGCATGGTTTGTGGTACAATTATATTAGAATTCCTCAATTGTAATAGTGCTCAAGGCATACAAGTTCAGACTATACCCAGACAACAGTCAGCACATCGCTTTAGCTCGTAGCTTTGGCTGTGCTAGATGGTTTTGGAATTATGCTCTTACTTTGTGTCAACAAACCTATCAAGATACGGGAAAAAGCTTATCCAGAGCAGCAATACAGGGACTGTTACCGGGTCTCAAAAAAGAGTACGAATGGCTCAAAGATTGCTATTCTCAATGTCTTCAGTTTGTAGCCAATAACTTATCAACCGCGTTCAAGAACTTCTTTGATAAACGAGCTAAATACCCTCGATTCAAATCAAAGAAGGGAAGGCAAACAGTGACTTATCCTCAACATTTCCACATTGAGGGAGATTACCTGAAGCTTCCAGGAAAAGTGGGTAAAGTTTACTGCCGTCAGCATCGTCCCATTGAAGGAGAATTGAGATCGGTAACAGTCTCCATGAATCCAGATGGTAAGTACTTTGCCTCAATTCTAGTTGAGGATGGAATTGAACCTCAACAACCTAACAGCCTTGGCCTTGCTATAGGTATTGATTTAGGATTGACTCATTTTGCGATCACTAGTGAGGGTGAGAAGTATGATAATCCTAGACATATTGCTCAACACGCCAAGAATTTGAAGCGTAAGCAACAAAGTTTATCTAGGAAACAAAAAGGTAGCAAAAACCGAAACAAAGCCAGAAGAAAGGTAGCCAAAGTTCAAGGTTTTATTGCCAGATGTAGAGAGGATTTTCTGCACAAACTATCCCGCAAGATAGTTAACGAAAACCAAGTTATTGTGGTGGAAAATCTCAATGTTAAAGGCATGGTTAAAAATCCTAATTTGGCTAAAGCCATTAGTGATTGTGGCTGGGGAATGTTCACAACAATGCTCACCTACAAAGCTGAATGGGCAGGGAAAATCTACGTTGAAATTGACAGATGGTTTCCATCATCGAAGCTTTGTCATGTTTGTGATCATCAACAGGTCGAGATGGACTTGTCTGTTAGAAATTGGACTTGTCCTTTTTGTGGCACTCACCATGATAGAGATATCAATGCTGCTATCAATATTAGAAATCAAGGCTTGCGGATATTGGAGTTAGGAACTAGCTCTACTGCCCTTGGAGGGGACGTAAGACAACCTGGGAAAACTTCTGTTGTCTCAGATGCAGTCCCCCATGAATTGGGAAGCCCCCGATTATGCGCAGCGTGTCGGGGGTAGTTCACTTGATACTTTTTAATTGAAATTAAGGCGAAAAGCGCTATAATAAATACCCAATAAAGTATTGGGGAAAGACAATCATGCCTCCTTCTCCTTTTCCAGGAATGGATCCCTATGTAGAGCATCCCAGCGCTTGGCCAAATGTTCATCATCGACTAATTACTGCAATTGCCGACTCCCTGGCTCCCCAACTGCTTCCCAAATATCAAGTTCTGATTGAAGAGCGAATCTATCAAACTATAGGAACAGATTCAGTCCTAGTTGGCATTCCCGATGCAGCAGTAAAACTAACTCAGATAACACCCAATCCTACAAAAACCAATCCCACAAAAACTAATATTGCTGTTGCCTCAACGCCAAGTAAACCAAAAACAATCATTTTACCAATTCCTGAACAAGTTAGGCAAGGACATTTAGAGATACGGGATATCGCCACAAGTAACCTGGTGACAGCGCTTGAAGTTCTTTCCCCAACGAATAAACGCTCAGGAGAAGGACGCAATCAGTATGAAAGAAAGCGTCAAACTATATTAGGAAGTTCAACCCATTTAGTGGAAATTGATTTATTGCGTCAGTGGGAACCTATGCCTACCTTAAGTAATGACATTCAGAGCCATTATCGAATTCTGGTCAGTCAAACTCATCGCCGCCCTCAAGCTGATTTATATGCCTTTAATTTGCCAGATTCGATTCCTACCTTTCCACTACCTTTGCAACCAGAAGATGCTCAACCCCTTGTCAATTTACAAGAGTTATTTAACGGAGTGTATGACCGCTCAGGGTATAGCTTTGTTATTGATTATACTCGCGAACCAGTACCCCTGTTGTCAGAAGCCGATGCAGCTTGGGCTGATGGGTTGTTACGGGAAAAGGGACTGAGGTGATTGTTGATTATCAGCTGATTAATGCTCAAGCCAATAATCAGATACGCGATCGGTAAGCATTCAGCCCTCAGCGGTCAGCCGTCAGCTTATTTTATAGCGGTTTTCCATTGAGTTAGGTACAGATTCATGGGTTTTAGGGAACAGCGGATCACAAGAACAGGGAACAGAGAAGACGGAAGACGGAAGTTGGAAGTGGGCAAAAATCCTGTTCACCTTATAGTTATGAAAAACGCTGTATTCAAAAGCACCGATTGCGCTACGCGCACGCTGCGCGAACAGTAGCTTGGCCACAGGCCTTTGGCTGATAGCTGATACGCGACACGCTGATAGCTGAATGCTTACGTGATAAGTATAGTTTTTTATACTTTTAATTCAAAAATTATTAAGGATCTACCCAGCGACCATCAGCTTTAATTAAATTAATCAATTCCTCTACTCCTTGATCTTCAGGTACCTTTTTAATTTCCTCCTTACCGCGATACAGAGAAATATAGCCAGCTTGCTTACCTACATAACCATAGTCAGCATCAGCCATTTCCCCAGGACCATTAACAATACACCCCATCACAGCAATATCTAAGCCAGCGAGGTGTTTAGTCGCTTCGCGCACCTTATGCAGCACTTCCTCTAAATTAAATAAAGTACGACCACAGGACGGACAAGCCACATACTCCACCATAGTTTTCCGCAATCCCAGAGCTTGCAGAATACTGTAACAAACAGGAATCTCTTTTTCTGGGGCTTCCGTAAGAGAAACACGAATCGTATCACCAATTCCCTCAGCTAGCAGAGTAGCAATACCAGCCGTAGACTTAATCCGTCCATATTCCCCATCCCCAGCTTCAGTAACACCTAAATGCAAAGGGTAATCCATCCCCAACTGATTCATCCGCCGTACCATTAAGCGATAGGCGGCTAGCATCACAGGTACCCGTGAAGCCTTCAGGGAGATCACCAAATTGCGGAAATCTAGGGATTCACAGATACGAATAAATTCCAGAGCAGATTCCACCATCCCTTCTGGGGTATCACCATAGGTAAACAGCATCCGTTCTGCTAGGGAACCGTGATTGACTCCGATGCGCATAGCTTTCCCTTGGTCACGGAGGGAAATGACCAGGGGTTCTAGGGTTTCCCGAATTTTTTCCCCAATTTCCTCAAATTCAGCTTCAGTGTATTCACTGCGATTGGCTTTGGGCTTTTCAAAGACATACAATCCTGGATTAATTCGCACCTTATCCACATGCTTGGCAACTTCCAGAGCAATTTTCATGCCATTGTGATGGACATCAGCTACTAGAGGCACCGGTTGATAGGTCGCTGCTAGTTTCTCTTTGATTTGGGCTAGAGCCTTAGCATGTGCCATACTCGGTACAGTGACACGGACAATCTCGCAACCAATCTCGTGCAAGCGGCGAATAGCAGCAACGGAACCATTGATATCTAAGGTATCTTCATTAATCATCGATTGCACCACCACCGGGTATCCCCCGCCAATAGTGACATTAGCCACTCTGACAGGGCGGGTTTGACGGCGGTGGATAGTAGTATCGAAAGCTGGTAGTGTAGCAGCCCTTTGAGGTGTGCTTAAAGTTTGCATAACCTGTTAGTTGCTTGGCGTAGCGAAAATAGTAGGTTTTTGTATTTATTCTCTTAGGTTCCCATAGAATCAGGCGCTTTTGGCTTACTGGTGAGAGTTTTCTACTCAGGAAAGTCGGGAATCACCCACTTGGGAGGTTGAGATAGTTTCTTGAGCCGTGCTTCCTCTGCCAACTCCAACATTTTGTCCAATGAAGTATCGTTAATGAACTGGGATGCCTCAGCCAGGTATTGTTTATTGGGGCATTTGTCACCTAAGATACAACCGTTGATGCAGTCTTGGGCACAATTTACATTAACTTCCACAGTACTCTCCTTATGGTTATAGCTACTAATGACCACCCGGGCAAATTACATTCCTCATTGGCTAAAGTCATTGCTCTCAATTTGCGGTGCGACCCCGCGCTTTTTCAAAGCTAAGCGTGAACGCGCACAGTTACGTTTTTCAGGAGTCGCTTTTTTGTCTCAACTTGCTGTTCAAATTAAACTTTCTATATAATATATATAATAAAGGAGTTTGTCTCTATGGTAGAGAGCATCTCAACGAACAACAATAATCACCCCAATCATACCCCCAAGCAGGATGATATTAACAAGGAGGATATTACTGAACCTGAACTCCCGAAACAGGAAAGCATTCAGCGTTATCAAGAAGTTATCTATGAGTTTTTTTTGAAGGGGGTAAAGGAAAATTATCCAGAAACCGTTTTTCGGGACTTTAAGCAATTGTTCATCTCTTGTGAAATGACGGCAAACCTAGAGGTAAATAAGGCATTATTAGAAATAATTTTACACAACGATTATCAAGTATTTGCTAAGACATTTAAACGCTCATGCTATATAGTAATCAATAATTGGTATTCTCAACGAAACTTAAATTATATAACCAAATTAATCAAGAGTATTGACAATAGTAAAACTAAACCCAAGACTAGCTTTTCTAAACTAGTTAACCGTCAGATCAATTGGCTAGTTATTTTTATTAAGAGTGATGAATATAATCAACTAAAGCTTTTTAATGAAATCAATTCAAATTCCAAAAGAGGTTATTGGAGTTCTCGCTATGCGTCTTATTTATTAGTTCCTCAATATCTTGATCATAAAAATCCCATAGAACAGCGAAAAATTGCTATAGATATAGCCAAGCAATTAACAGAAAAATTTACATTTGATTTAGCTAGGTATACAGTTCACTATAATTCCCCTGTCTTAAAACCTGAAGAC includes:
- a CDS encoding Uma2 family endonuclease, with amino-acid sequence MTVAKNSEATAEVNVMAESEGIIIPPCDLWSDEPPLESDRHRDQIELLLACLKWWWRERSDFYATGNLTIYFSPEHITTRDFRGPDFFVVLGTENRPRKSWVVWAEQGKYPNVIIELLSNSTAKVDKGIKKILYQDTFRTPEYFWFHPDTLDFQGFRLMGGQYQPLDPNTQGWLWSQQLELFLGVHNSQLRFFSGDQQLVPTPDERAQAAQQQVQAERQQRELAEKRVEELLARLKELGDQSDA
- the tnpB gene encoding IS200/IS605 family element RNA-guided endonuclease TnpB, with amino-acid sequence MLKAYKFRLYPDNSQHIALARSFGCARWFWNYALTLCQQTYQDTGKSLSRAAIQGLLPGLKKEYEWLKDCYSQCLQFVANNLSTAFKNFFDKRAKYPRFKSKKGRQTVTYPQHFHIEGDYLKLPGKVGKVYCRQHRPIEGELRSVTVSMNPDGKYFASILVEDGIEPQQPNSLGLAIGIDLGLTHFAITSEGEKYDNPRHIAQHAKNLKRKQQSLSRKQKGSKNRNKARRKVAKVQGFIARCREDFLHKLSRKIVNENQVIVVENLNVKGMVKNPNLAKAISDCGWGMFTTMLTYKAEWAGKIYVEIDRWFPSSKLCHVCDHQQVEMDLSVRNWTCPFCGTHHDRDINAAINIRNQGLRILELGTSSTALGGDVRQPGKTSVVSDAVPHELGSPRLCAACRG
- a CDS encoding DUF4058 family protein gives rise to the protein MPPSPFPGMDPYVEHPSAWPNVHHRLITAIADSLAPQLLPKYQVLIEERIYQTIGTDSVLVGIPDAAVKLTQITPNPTKTNPTKTNIAVASTPSKPKTIILPIPEQVRQGHLEIRDIATSNLVTALEVLSPTNKRSGEGRNQYERKRQTILGSSTHLVEIDLLRQWEPMPTLSNDIQSHYRILVSQTHRRPQADLYAFNLPDSIPTFPLPLQPEDAQPLVNLQELFNGVYDRSGYSFVIDYTREPVPLLSEADAAWADGLLREKGLR
- the ispG gene encoding (E)-4-hydroxy-3-methylbut-2-enyl-diphosphate synthase; translated protein: MQTLSTPQRAATLPAFDTTIHRRQTRPVRVANVTIGGGYPVVVQSMINEDTLDINGSVAAIRRLHEIGCEIVRVTVPSMAHAKALAQIKEKLAATYQPVPLVADVHHNGMKIALEVAKHVDKVRINPGLYVFEKPKANRSEYTEAEFEEIGEKIRETLEPLVISLRDQGKAMRIGVNHGSLAERMLFTYGDTPEGMVESALEFIRICESLDFRNLVISLKASRVPVMLAAYRLMVRRMNQLGMDYPLHLGVTEAGDGEYGRIKSTAGIATLLAEGIGDTIRVSLTEAPEKEIPVCYSILQALGLRKTMVEYVACPSCGRTLFNLEEVLHKVREATKHLAGLDIAVMGCIVNGPGEMADADYGYVGKQAGYISLYRGKEEIKKVPEDQGVEELINLIKADGRWVDP